The Hymenobacter swuensis DY53 genome includes the window ATGCCACTGACGCCCGGGGAGTTGGCCGAACTGGATGCCATTCTGCCCGTGGGCAGCGCCGCCGGGCAGGCGTATCCGGAAGGGTTTTAAACCCGGGAACTTCCGAAACATTCTCCATCCGGCCGGGCTTGTCAAAGTAGCGTCGTTTCTGCTTGCCCAGCCAACGGGGCAGCAACAGACTGGCGCGGCCTTGACAAGCCCGGTACGACGTACTTACTTCATCACTTCGCATGCGACATCCGGCTAAAGAGTTTCGGGTACTGGCTTCGGTTTCCGACTTCACCCAGCATTTCGGTTTTCCCAATCCGGCACACCCGCTGCTGACGGTGATTGATCTGGCGCAACACCGCCGGGTGCTGCCTCCTACCGGCCCGGCCTTGCGGCAGCTGTATATCATCTCCCTGAAAAAGAACCTGAAGGGCCAGATGCAGTACGGCCGTCGGTCCTATGATTTCAGCGAAGGAGTCCTGGCCTTTTACGCCCCCGGCCAGCTCTGCGAAGGCAATGAGGAACTGGACCTCTCGGAGCTCAGCGGGTGGATGCTGGTCTTTCACCCCGATCTGCTCCACAAATATCCACTGGGCCGGAAACTGGCCGGTTTCGGATTCTTTTCCTATCAGGTACACGAGGCCCTGCACCTCTCTGACCAGGAGGAGCAGACACTGGATGGGGTAGTAGAAATCATCCGGCGAGAGCACACGCAGCCCGTCGACGGCTTTACCCATGATGTGCTGGTGGCCCAGCTGGAAGTCCTGCTGAACTACGGCAACCGTTTCTACCACCGGCAGTTTCTG containing:
- a CDS encoding helix-turn-helix domain-containing protein, with protein sequence MRHPAKEFRVLASVSDFTQHFGFPNPAHPLLTVIDLAQHRRVLPPTGPALRQLYIISLKKNLKGQMQYGRRSYDFSEGVLAFYAPGQLCEGNEELDLSELSGWMLVFHPDLLHKYPLGRKLAGFGFFSYQVHEALHLSDQEEQTLDGVVEIIRREHTQPVDGFTHDVLVAQLEVLLNYGNRFYHRQFLTRRPAEHDLLSHFEELLAAYFTQATEQPLPSVQYFADALHVSPAYLSDMLRSLTGQNTQQHIHYGLIEKAKQLLLSTSLSINETAFQLGFEYPQYFTRLFKSKTGLTPAAFRLSVQ